DNA from Colletotrichum higginsianum IMI 349063 chromosome 7 map unlocalized unitig_7, whole genome shotgun sequence:
TAAGAAAGGAACAGCAACGTGGCGCAGAAATAGCAGAATGGGCGAACGGCTTCGAGGTAGAAGCGATCGTTCAGGGCCGGGGTCTGAGAAAAGAAGCATCGCTTACAgtcgcggccgtcgccgacgggagacaagccgccgccgatgccgccgccgatgccgctgtGGTTGACGCAGTCCAGGCAGTTAAGCTCATGGGTGCCGTAGATTTGATAGAAGAGAGTAGGGCCGAAAGCCCCAAGGACGGCAAACAGCAGCATCGTCGAAGTGACGCCTGCGGACCTGGCGTTGAACCGCTGCGTCTTGCGCTTGATGGCGCCAAAGCACATGGAAAGACCGGGTAGGAAGAGTATGCCCGCGAAGATGCTTCCCACGATACTTCCCTCGACCAGCTGACCCTTGCCTTGGTTAAGGGCGACGCAGTAGAGGAAGACTTCGACAATGGTTGAGAAGAACGCGTTGATGGCAGCGCCGACCCCCATGGATGATTGAGCCGAGATGGAAGCGACAGCTTGGCCGATGAAGTAGGCTAGCGGAACGATGGAGAACAGACCGGCAATGAAGAggaaggccggcgaggtAATGAAAAGATGCAGATGGAGGACGTTGTCGAGGATGAGCCAGTCAaagatgacgaagaagacgacacCCATGAGGTTGATCAGAAACACGTTGGTGCCGTCGATGGTGTATTTCCAATACTTGATGCCCACCGCGCGGTAGGTGCACAGCAAAATGGACGAATGGGGCGTGTCGGCAGTGCGGGCGAGCACTATGTCGGACTCGAACGAGAGCGCCAAGGGGTGACGCCGCAGCTGGTCAAACAGCAGCATGGTGACCTTGCCCATGGGGATCGAGAAGACCAAGAACCAGCAGATCAGAGAGACCAGGATCAGCGAGGGCGAAAGCAGCAGGTAGAAGAACAGGAAGAAGACCACCCGTCCAATGTTCCACTGACCCCTTCCGAATAGCCGACGCTTGGTCTGCGGCGGAGTCTGGCTTCGCTCGCCGCGTCCAGAGCGACCCAAAAGACTGTCTGTCTCACTCGGTTCCGAGTCGATGCTCCTTCGCGAGCGGCCCACGATGGATCGGTTACGTTCAGAGCCCTCTGGGCCAAAGAAGAGCCGACCGTACTCCAGGTCACCACTTTGCCACTGCTCGTACTCGGAAATGCTTCGTCCCTCGTCTTGGTCCTCGTCCAGGTAGGCCTCGTCCTGCTCCAGACGGACATACTTGCCGAAGGGGTAGAACAGGTAGCCGGCCAGTCCCCAGAGGACCCTGCCATACTCCCTGCCGCTCGGGGTCGCGGCGAACAAGAAGCACACGAGTGCGCCGAGGGCCGAGAAAGCTGCCATCCACCAGCCAAACAACAAGGTCCAAAggaggttgaagaagagaagccaGCTGTGAACCCTGCCACCGGGGGAGGAATGAATGTCGCCCTCGGCATTCTTCTGCACCGAGCGGTCCTTCTTGTACAGCGCAGGCTTCCACAATCGTATACCGAACGGATGTGTCTGGTTGATGGCTTGCTGACGGTCCTTGAGGGTGAAGCTCTCTGCGTCGCTCACGTCGCCATCAGACTCAGCACCGAtatcctcgtcgtcgtcgtcatcggggCGTACCGAAGGGTCTCGTTCCAACTCGTCCGGTACGGTATCCTCGGCTCGGGGGGTTCTAgggccctcgtcctcgtctccgtcgtcttgGCCATCCTCGCTGCGGGAGGACTGCACGCGCGACAGAGTGGTTGCCAGCTGGGGTCTGCGGCGGGTACTGTatgcggtggtggtgcgcTGGCCTTGATGACGCTCGGTGGCGTCTGCCTCAACCTCGTAgatgtcatcgtcggcggagaAAACCTCACCGCGGTGTGGTGCGGATGGGTTCGTGGAAAGTCGACGGGGCATCGGTGGCTTTCGGGGCCTCGAGGCCTTAGGGCGTTCGGGACCCATCATGGGCGATCTGGCAGTTTGGGCAGGGCGAGAATGTGAACGATCGTGAGCTGAAGCTTCGCCCAGGTATTGCGAGCCGGAGCCTTGGGTATGTATAGAACCTGCAAGCACAcgaaggggaggggttgATGTCAGCCAGGGGATATTACTATTTTCTGTTGGGTCACTCGGCAACTCGGACGACCAAGACGTATCGAGTTTCTGGGCATGCAGCGGGTCGGCCGGTCGGTCGTACGTACCGTAGCCACCCTCTGGGCGCCTCCGCACCGTGTCGGTGGATTGGAAGGACTGGAAACTCTCGGACAGGCCTTCGTCGCGAGAAGCGACGTAAGAGTCAAACCTTGCGGCCTGGTGACGAGTATCAGTGGGCGATGCGGCGGTCGAGCTGTCGCGGGACTTGGACTGATGGGACGGTGTGCCCGGCCCTGTGGAGGGATCCATagtgggcgacgacgatagGGCGACGATGGAGCGCGCAGCTTTTTGGGGACGATGGAGTCTTGGAGAAAGctgggtggaggaggaggttggcaAGGTGCCGGAGATGTGGGTTGTTGGTTGTTAGTGCGGACGGGACGAGGCGGCAAACagggaagaagatgatgaagacgTGGAGCAGTCAGTCAAGTAGAACGCGACTGGCTTTTCGACGatgattttttttttctctcccgGGGTCGGTGCTGTGTCGGAACGGCAAACCGGGTCtagaagaaaaagagaggaaCACGAAACAGGATGCCGTGCTGTCGTGCTGTTGTGGTGGATGAGATGTGGTGTGGCTCAAGGTGAGATTCGAGGATTCCTCGGAGAACCCAAGCACTGTCTGTATCCGTATGg
Protein-coding regions in this window:
- a CDS encoding Sodium/calcium exchanger protein; amino-acid sequence: MDPSTGPGTPSHQSKSRDSSTAASPTDTRHQAARFDSYVASRDEGLSESFQSFQSTDTVRRRPEGGYGSGSQYLGEASAHDRSHSRPAQTARSPMMGPERPKASRPRKPPMPRRLSTNPSAPHRGEVFSADDDIYEVEADATERHQGQRTTTAYSTRRRPQLATTLSRVQSSRSEDGQDDGDEDEGPRTPRAEDTVPDELERDPSVRPDDDDDEDIGAESDGDVSDAESFTLKDRQQAINQTHPFGIRLWKPALYKKDRSVQKNAEGDIHSSPGGRVHSWLLFFNLLWTLLFGWWMAAFSALGALVCFLFAATPSGREYGRVLWGLAGYLFYPFGKYVRLEQDEAYLDEDQDEGRSISEYEQWQSGDLEYGRLFFGPEGSERNRSIVGRSRRSIDSEPSETDSLLGRSGRGERSQTPPQTKRRLFGRGQWNIGRVVFFLFFYLLLSPSLILVSLICWFLVFSIPMGKVTMLLFDQLRRHPLALSFESDIVLARTADTPHSSILLCTYRAVGIKYWKYTIDGTNVFLINLMGVVFFVIFDWLILDNVLHLHLFITSPAFLFIAGLFSIVPLAYFIGQAVASISAQSSMGVGAAINAFFSTIVEVFLYCVALNQGKGQLVEGSIVGSIFAGILFLPGLSMCFGAIKRKTQRFNARSAGVTSTMLLFAVLGAFGPTLFYQIYGTHELNCLDCVNHSGIGGGIGGGLSPVGDGRDCKRCFFSQTPALNDRFYLEAVRPFCYFCATLLFLSYIVGLWFTLRTHAAVIWNSEIDEKKHEEAHAHAHAHARQSGPHSFAETTGTSVDVRDSHLYKRILGQSLKQVGLATKGDDTSRHGSVAGLGLSTGNGSVSIPHVVPPKSSGSDTTRSVVHIPGFSEAENNALVREVAEMAATAATIAARERMPRRISAQPGSSTGATPRPPALRTATLAENEDLAAASTAQVPHGGHDAPNWSRGKSAFILMGATVLYAIIAEILVDTVDVVLEGFAIDEKFLGITLFALVPNTTEFLNAISFAMNGNIALSMEIGSAYALQVCLLQIPALVLYSAFYATTEGVEDVSAHTFALLFPQWDMVTVIICVFLLSYMYGEGKSNYFKGSILLLSYLVVVVGYYFSGYTEDAMSVSRFDVMGADGQYSSFKTIGRSMNGAVLQG